ACATCCACCAGAAAGTCGAGAGAGTCCAGAGAGTACCAATAAAGAAGAAAATCATATTTACTATCAGCGCTGCGAGGCTCATGGTGATCTGGAAGTTCAGTGCTTCCTTCCCTTCAGTGTCCAGGAAAGTAGACTGCTCTCTCTTGATCAGCCAAAGTACAAGCACAGCAATAATGTTACCGACAGGAGAAATAAGCCCTATTGTCATTCCTATAATGCCGGCAAGGCTGATAAATATCGCCCAGGTTCTTTCGTCTTTTTGAGTCATTGGGTATAATAGATTTGGGTGTAAGCTAGTCCATGTGAAGATAAAAACAAAAACTACAAACCTATAAGCCGGATTCTGTTCAATCGTCTTGCGACGACTGATGCTATCATTTATCTGCGACAACGTTCGCACGTTATCTGTATCTGCCTACCCTCGGTCATTGGACGAGCCGCCCTTAATCGACCGTATACATGGCATTTCAGCACGCAAGGTTTACCCTTCTAGTATGTTGCCATTCCAGAACGTAGGCTCTTACCCTACATTTTCACCCTTACCCTGTACAAGACAAGGCGGTCATTTTCTGTGGCACTTTCTGTGACCTGTGCACACCGTCAGAGACGAAGGGAACAGGTCCCCACCAGTTAGGTGGTGCGTTGCTCTATGCTGTCCGGACTTTCCTTACCAGTTGCCTGGAACGATAGCACGATTTGTAGTTTTTGCAAAAATAGTAAAAAGGTTACTTAAAAAATATCTCAGTTGCACCAAATCCGTACCTGGGGTGATATTCATTTGAGAATTTATCTACTTCAGGCGTATCCTTTAATATCTTATGGATTTCATCCCTGAGTCTGCCCTTCCCTACCCCATGGATCACGAACATATTATGTTGATGGTGGGAAATGGCCAGTTCCAGGTAGCGCACGAATTCATTGAGCTGTATTGCAAGAATTTCAATGTTCTTCATCCCTTTCCAGTCGTCTGTCAGCGTTTCGATGTGCAGGTCCAGTTCGTACTTGGGGGTAAGGGGTACTTCAGGAAGGGTATTGGTCGGGGTGGTCGTATTAGACGCCGCGAATTTACCGATAGCAGGCGTATCGAAATGACTGGCCGACTTTTCCGGTTTTGGCGGAAACTTATCGAACAGCAAATAACTTAATGTAGCGTTTCTCCTGGCCTGTAAATCACTCAGTTGCTGGAAGATCTGCTTTGTCTTCATCTTCCAGGTCTTCTGGAAACTCGGCGCCAGTTTTGGATCCGGTTCTTTGGGATAGAAGGTGAATTCTATTCTTGGACTATCGTTCAGCGCTTCGAAAGGAAGGTCGCTGAGATAGAAATTTGTAAATGGCTGGATTTCGTTTTTCATCTCCAGTTCCAGCTGATTTTTGAGGTATACCTGGAAATGGAACTTCCAGGCTGTATTGGTCTCGTTCGCCAGGTGAAACTTGAGTTGTTCTACATTTTCCTCATATCCCTCTACACGGAATACCGGCAGTACAGAGAGGAATACCCCTTTGTCCATTTTAAAAGTATCCTGTTTCTTTTCAGGCTTAATGTCAAAACCGGATTTTCTGGCAGGTGGGTTGCCATTTTTGGGCGTGGTTGTAAACCGGTGAAAATAAGGGAAATCGATTTGATCCAGGTACACGGGGAAGGTTACTTTGCCAATCTCTACCATCACCATATCGTTATTGATAATGTCAACAACAGTACCTTCTTCTTTTGAATGAAGCAATAATATCTTATCTCCAATTTCGTACTTCATGATTACTACACTGCGTCTCTAAATAACAATGACAGATAGCAGGAACCCCTGCTACCTGTATCGCAGTGCAGCAAAACTACATAAATTATGGGACTCTTACTTTTTGCAGCCGGTCATGCAGGATGCCGGCGCATATAACCATCATAAGAAATGGGGCCACTACCTTCTATAAGAAAAACTAACAGTAATAGTAGTACAAGGATGGAAAGGCCGGATTCACTATGTACATTGAATAACCCTGTAGGGGTATGTACAAAGATGAGGGCGCCGAGAAGAATGGGGATCTGTGCGACGACAGCAACTCGGGTGAGGAGACCAAATGCAATAAGGACCCCGCCCAGGAGATGAGCAAAGACAATGTAATGAGCAAGCCAGAATGATAATACGGTAATAAACGGGCTCTGGTTTATCACGGCTTTGAGAACATCAATATTTTGAATGAATACAACTCCTTTCCAGAACAAAAATATTCCAAGAAGGACGCGAATGCCATCAACCCATTTTGGATGATGCGATTCGCCCCAATGGTCAATTCGCTGTAGCAGGTTCATAAAATATGTGTTTAGGATCAAAGAACTACTTAAATATATGATTTTTTTATGGATTTCCCAAATTAGATATGTGCTACAAGTTGTTAAAGATGAGGTAGTTAAATAAAAAAGCGCTTGTACCAAAAGGCACAAGCGCTTTTTTTAAATGCAATTCTTTAGAAAGTATGCTTTGGTATATCCTGATTCAGCTTGCTCTTCCTGTAACTATAACCAAAATAAATAGTCAAACCGATGATGAGCCAGATCGTGAACACTACCCAGTTCCTGAAACCAATTTCCGTCATCAGGTAAAAACAACTGAGCAAACCAAGTACAGGTATCGCCGACAGTTTCTTTACAAATGACAACACTACAAAGATCACGGCTGCTATGGCAAAGAAGAAGAATGGAATATTATGTTTCCATACATCCCAGCCACCCTCAAATGAGAAACGGCCTGGTAATTCTTTTCTAAAGATAAAAATGAAGAGCAGCACGACCGCTGGTATGAGATACTGCCCATTGATGTATGGTAAACGGAATCGTTTGCTACCATCATTCTTCTCCTGTGGCGGCAGTAATAATACCCCACCACATACCAGGATGAATGCAAATAATGTTCCGATACTGGTCAGGTCTGTCACTACTGTCAGGTTCAAAAAGAGCGCAGGTACACCTACGATCACACCTGTGATAATTGTTGCAAATGAAGGTGTTTTGAACTTCGGATGGATCTTACTGAATTTCTTTGGCAACAACCCGTCACGACTCATACTCATCCAGATACGTGGCTGACCGATCTGGAATACAAGCAGCACACTCGTGGTGGCTACTACGGCACTTACAGAGATCAGGAAACTCACTTTGTGAAGGTTGACCGCATTGAATACGAATGCTAATGGATCCTCTACTTTCAGCTGTGAATAAGATACCATCCCGGTCAATACAAATGCAATCAGGATATATAATACGGTACAGATGATCAATGAATAGATCATGCCCTTGGGCAGGTCGCGCTGTGGATCTGAACACTCCTCGGCCGTGGTACTGATCGCATCAAAACCTATGTAGGCAAAGAATACGGCAGACACCCCTTTTAATACCCCTGAAAAACCATTTGGCATAAACGGCGACCAGTTGTCAGGATGTACATAAAATGAACCGACTATAATTACAAAAAGGATCAC
This Chitinophaga sancti DNA region includes the following protein-coding sequences:
- a CDS encoding amino acid permease, which produces MSKSLFRKKSITTILKDAQDGLSDDAHGGGLHKVLKVKDLTAMGIAAVIGAGIFSTIGEASFHGGPGVSLLFIITAVTCGFSALCYAEFASRVPVSGSAYTYSYVTFGELAAWVIGWALILEYAIGNIAVAISWSGYFNNLLAGVGKAFGMNLSLPVWLTSNYDSATPEIYAAAPHIGGLPVILNLPAFIIVILVTYLAYVGIRESKKSANFMVGLKIAVILFVIIVGSFYVHPDNWSPFMPNGFSGVLKGVSAVFFAYIGFDAISTTAEECSDPQRDLPKGMIYSLIICTVLYILIAFVLTGMVSYSQLKVEDPLAFVFNAVNLHKVSFLISVSAVVATTSVLLVFQIGQPRIWMSMSRDGLLPKKFSKIHPKFKTPSFATIITGVIVGVPALFLNLTVVTDLTSIGTLFAFILVCGGVLLLPPQEKNDGSKRFRLPYINGQYLIPAVVLLFIFIFRKELPGRFSFEGGWDVWKHNIPFFFFAIAAVIFVVLSFVKKLSAIPVLGLLSCFYLMTEIGFRNWVVFTIWLIIGLTIYFGYSYRKSKLNQDIPKHTF
- a CDS encoding DUF4870 domain-containing protein, producing the protein MTQKDERTWAIFISLAGIIGMTIGLISPVGNIIAVLVLWLIKREQSTFLDTEGKEALNFQITMSLAALIVNMIFFFIGTLWTLSTFWWMSYSPNFSFRFVSGRNGIVWLINVIFSIIATIKASNGEVYRYPINLRLVK
- a CDS encoding DoxX family protein; amino-acid sequence: MNLLQRIDHWGESHHPKWVDGIRVLLGIFLFWKGVVFIQNIDVLKAVINQSPFITVLSFWLAHYIVFAHLLGGVLIAFGLLTRVAVVAQIPILLGALIFVHTPTGLFNVHSESGLSILVLLLLLVFLIEGSGPISYDGYMRRHPA
- a CDS encoding Smr/MutS family protein gives rise to the protein MKYEIGDKILLLHSKEEGTVVDIINNDMVMVEIGKVTFPVYLDQIDFPYFHRFTTTPKNGNPPARKSGFDIKPEKKQDTFKMDKGVFLSVLPVFRVEGYEENVEQLKFHLANETNTAWKFHFQVYLKNQLELEMKNEIQPFTNFYLSDLPFEALNDSPRIEFTFYPKEPDPKLAPSFQKTWKMKTKQIFQQLSDLQARRNATLSYLLFDKFPPKPEKSASHFDTPAIGKFAASNTTTPTNTLPEVPLTPKYELDLHIETLTDDWKGMKNIEILAIQLNEFVRYLELAISHHQHNMFVIHGVGKGRLRDEIHKILKDTPEVDKFSNEYHPRYGFGATEIFFK